A window of the Salmo trutta chromosome 25, fSalTru1.1, whole genome shotgun sequence genome harbors these coding sequences:
- the rpap1 gene encoding RNA polymerase II-associated protein 1, protein MIRRPKPTDSEADLLQEQERFLASGTPSTVNVVRRPDKRSGDSEGAQGDQRDVVTIQDLPDELPTLTPAPSKKSRLKVERVRFEDEDPEERLDRHDTHISAVLSKIIERDTSTTPVSLPAFTGLAFPKVSHRPEMESMVPAAGEKRSIFARQIAAQRLKEGKTPLYFAPESRGQTSGPKVLNLSPESTMEMDQPPSRLDRFSAMAGPRLVSGQGLGGSDSTVETLKIHQENQGKLQAMSKGEILEEQKRLLGQLDPRLVDFVRSRKAQGALASAPQPSNSQDERRREQRLQETVMIGAKKPEQNPLEVEMEREEDEEEPTPQPPMKEEDLPVKPQKEWVHMDKLEPEKLEWIRDLPAPRRKGTKQAMQARFDFAGTLIPPTEDLPTHLGLHHHGEEPELAGYSLQELFLLSRSQVIQQRSLALNTLAHILTKARAGEFAAALRGSVVSTLLDAGLLFLLRFSLDDNVEGVMSAAVHALRALLVSSDDEDCLDSTLSWFHGLASFPLLPTAQEEEDEEDEGLPEVMRETAQEKEEKKTDHDVARKDVVKGLLRMKLLPRLRYILEVIRPSPRVVQDVLGVLIRIARHSSSAATQVLDCPRLMETVMLEFLPCSWTVPASPTPQSAYGLPVANAMKLLRVLATTGRHACARLLNSLGARERLSRLLAPEPSELLLEPEEALRVSTEAYRLWAVAASYGQACNLYTDLYPILVRVLQSAHRPWRPSDPLLPLELHRLQALLTLLTQVTHTAGCHQELQAGLVSSQGAECPPPPLVTWGHVTGLQPTMLGLLKGCVRTLGEPVQRESTLRLVPAYLVYMGAFYFQLSIQSSFNPVECLQELEMLTSEVLLPLLSHEAVHSLINNLKCSSAVCNPQSCCPGPETIPSLPGLHCAGWTSAGGVPGPNSPFPLITSLCYLLDTLTSIHRGLVRKFRSLLLIEAVLGYLRGCAQAKPTLSHWVLRHEHHLLYLLLRLACRLVPTDPEVAKHAALFHHVSLVMLPWLLPGSEYLAHELMATMVFNKDFIPEGQIGGPEAAEMSELQLQERSSPPLQTLGPLLREACVQLPSVRGCYLSHLAHMEPSVLSSRDFHLGRTPWLNTQLLPELSGPSLPSDWPFLPLVSLYERAGAPDGGGLQVESLPAGAVQSVTHCLQWLLLLEVWREDALRVVLPVAKLARLACIFLCSSDLFMERPVQRLTWALFRLLTRPSQLEALDLNSPPTGLASFNDLYSALVGQFEAVSFGDPLFGCVILLPLQRRFSVTMRLTLFGEHVGLLRSLGVTLEQLAIPMERFTSPPEDSLPLLRLYFRALVTGTLRLCWCPVLYVVALSHLNTFIFSQDAASQQVETARRSLLRKTHYLTDEVLRSHLLLFRLPQKDAELGFNTYDQLPPIRQRRLESVLGTQGMSDSKGE, encoded by the exons ATGATACGGCGTCCCAAGCCCACTGACTCGGAGGCTGACCTCCTACAAGAGCAGGAGAGGTTTCTTGCCTCGGGGACCCCGTCCACTGTCAATGTGGTCCGACGGCCGGACAAGAGATCAGGAGACTCCGAGGGGGCTCAAGGAGACCAGAGAGATGTGGTCACAATCCAAG ATCTTCCAGATGAGCTCCCCACTCTGACTCCTGCACCTTCCAAAAAGTCTCGCCTCAAAGTCGAGCGTGTTCGCTTCGAGGATGAGGAcccagaggagaggttggacAGACATGACACGCACATCAGTGCTGTTCTCTCCAAGATCATT GAAAGGGACACTAGCACTACACCAGTGTCCTTACCAGCATTCACAGGCCTTGCTTTTCCTAAAGTATCACACCGGCCTGAGATGGAGAGCATG GTTCCAGCTGCTGGTGAAAAGAGGAGCATTTTTGCCCGACAGATTGCAGCACAGAGACTAAAAGAGGGAAAGACCCCTTTATACTTTGCACCAGAATCCAGGGGTCAAACATCTGGACCCAAGGTGCTGAACCTCTCTCCAGAGTCCACCATGGAGATGGATCAACCACCCTCTAGACTTGACA gATTCAGTGCAATGGCTGGCCCCAGGCTGGTGTCTGGCCAGGGGCTTGGTGGGTCAGACAGTACAGTAGAAACACTGAAGATCCATCAGGAGAACCAGGGCAAACTACAGGCCATGTCTAAGGGCGAAATCCTGGAGGAGCAGAAAAGGCTGCTGGGTCAGCTAG ATCCCAGACTTGTTGACTTTGTGAGGTCTCGTAAGGCACAGGGAGCCCTAGCCTCTGCCCCACAGCCTTCCAACTCCCAGGATGAGAGACGCAGGGAACAGCGTCTACAAGAAACCGTTATGATAGGCGCCAAGAAGCCAGAGCAGAATCCtctggaggtagagatggagagagaggaagatgaggaagaacCAACCCCCCAACCGCCAATGAAAG AGGAGGACCTGCCAGTCAAGCCTCAGAAGGAGTGGGTGCACATGGACAAGCTGGAGCCAGAGAAACTGGAATGGATCAGGGACCTGCCTGCCCCCAGACGGAAAGGAACCAAGCAG GCCATGCAGGCTCGCTTTGACTTTGCCGGAACCCTGATCCCGCCTACAGAGGACCTGCCCACCCACCTTGGTCTTCACCACCACGGAGAGGAGCCTGAG ctggctggttACTCCCTGCAGGAGCTCTTCCTTCTCTCTCGTAGTCAGGTGATCCAGCAGCGGAGCCTGGCCCTCAACACTCTGGCCCACATCCTCACCAAG GCGCGGGCTGGCGAGTTTGCAGCCGCTCTCAGGGGCAGTGTGGTGTCCACTCTgctggatgctggccttctctTCCTGCTGCGCTTCTCACTGGACGATAATGTGGAGGGAGTGATGTCCGCCGCCGTGCACGCACTCCGAGCCCTCCTGGTGTCCTCAGACGACGAA GATTGTCTGGACAGCACTCTCTCATGGTTCCATGGGCTGGCCTCTTTTCCTCTACTGCCCACTGctcaggaagaggaggatgaggaagacgaGGGGCTGCCCGAGGTCATGAGAGAGACGGCTcaagagaaggaagagaagaagaCTGATCATGACGTGGCCAGGAAGGATGTCGTTAAG GGTTTACTGAGGATGAAGTTGCTTCCTAGGCTCCGCTACATCCTCGAGGTGATCCGCCCGTCACCCAGGGTGGTCCAGGACGTGCTGGGAGTCCTGATCCGAATCGCCAGACACTCCTCCTCTGCAGCCACTCAG GTCTTGGACTGCCCTCGTCTGATGGAGACTGTTATGTTAGAGTTCCTGCCCTGCTCCTGGACAGTGCCCGCCTCACCCACGCCCCAGTCTGCATACGGACTGCCCGTGGCCAATGCCATGAAGCTGCTACGCGTCCTGGCCACCACTGGCAGGCACGCCTGTGCCAGGCTG CTGAACTCTCTAGGTGCGCGGGAGCGTCTGTCTCGTCTGCTTGCCCCAGAGCCCAGCGAGCTGCTGCTGGAGCCAGAGGAGGCCTTGAGGGTCAGCACTGAGGCCTACCGGCTGTGGGCCGTTGCAGCCAGCTACGGACAGGCCTGTAACCTGTACAC GGACCTGTACCCCATCCTGGTGAGAGTGTTGCAGTCTGCCCACCGGCCCTGGCGCCCCTCAGACCCCCTGTTGCCCCTGGAGCTCCACAGGCTCCAGGCCCTCCTCACTCTGCTCACACAAGTCACACACACCGCTGGCTGCCATCAGGAGCTGCAGGCTGGCCTGGTCAG TTCCCAGGGGGCCGAGTGTCCTCCCCCGCCCCTGGTGACGTGGGGTCATGTGACAGGTCTGCAGCCCACAATGCTGGGGCTGCTGAAGGGCTGTGTGAGAACCCTAGGGGAACCAGTCCAGAGGGAGAGCACCCTGAGACTGGTGCCGGCCTACCTTGTCTACATGGGGGCCTTCTACTTCCAGCTCTCCATCCAG AGCTCGTTCAATCCAGTGGAGTGTCTGCAGGAGCTGGAGATGCTGACCTCAGAGGTTCTTCTCCCTCTGCTGTCCCATGAGGCTGTTCACAGCCTGATTAACAACCTCAA GTGTAGTTCGGCAGTGTGTAACCCTCAGTCCTGCTGCCCCGGCCCTGAGACCATCCCCAGTCTGCCTGGTCTGCACTGCGCCGGGTGGACGTCTGCTGGGGGTGTGCCTGGACCCAACTCCCCCTTCCCCCTCATTACCTCCCTGTGCTACCTCCTGGACACCCTCACCAGCATCCACAGAGGCCTGGTCCGCAAA TTCAGGTCCCTCCTACTCATTGAGGCTGTGCTAGGATACCTGCGTGGCTGTGCCCAAGCCAAGCCCACCCTGTCTCACTGGGTCCTGCGTCATGAACACCACCTGCTCTACCTGCTGCTGAGGCTGGCCTGTAGACTG GTTCCAACTGACCCAGAGGTGGCCAAGCATGCTGCCCTGTTTCACCACGTGTCTCTGGTAATGCTTCCCTGGCTATTACCTGGCAGTGAATACCTGGCCCATGAACTCATGGCCACCATGGTCTTCAACAAAGACTTCATACC AGAGGGTCAGATTGGAGGGCCCGAGGCTGCAGAGATGTCTGAGCTGCAGCTCCAGGAgcgctcctcccctcccctccagacCCTGGGTCCTCTGCTGAGGGAAGCCTGTGTCCAGCTGCCCTCTGTCCGGGGCTGTTACCTCTCCCACCTGGCCCACATGgagccctctgtcctctcctccagggACTTCCACCTGGGCCGAACGCCCTGGCTCAACACCCAGCTGCTCCCAGAACTTTCTGGACCCTCCCTCCCCTCCGATTGGCCCTTCCTGCCACTCGTCAGCCTGTACGAGCGGGCGGGTGCACCGGACGGAGGAGGCCTGCAGGTGGAGTCGCTCCCTGCGGGGGCAGTGCAGTCGGTCACACACTGCCTGCAgtggctgctgctgctggaggTCTGGAGGGAGGATGCCCTCAGGGTGGTGCTGCCTGTAGCCAAGCTGGCCCGTCTGGCTTGTATCTTCCTGTGCTCCAGTGATCTTTTCATGGAGAGGCCTGTCCAGAGGCTGACCTGGGCTCTCTTCAGGCTGCTCACCAGGCCCTCTcagctggaggctctggacctcaACTCCCCTCCTACAGGCCTGGCCTCCTTCAATGACCTCTATTCTGCCCTGGTGGGACAATTTGAGGCGGTGTCATTTGGGGACCCCCTGTTTGGCTGCGTCATCCTCCTGCCTCTGCAGAGGCGCTTCAGTGTCACCATGAGGCTGACTCTGTTTGGGGAGCACGTGGGCCTGCTGCGCTCCCTAGGGGTAACACTGGAACAG CTGGCCATCCCTATGGAGAGGTTCACGTCACCCCCGGAggactctctccctctgctccgcCTCTACTTCCGGGCACTAGTGACAGGGACACTGAGGCTGTGCTGGTGTCCTGTGCTCTACGTGGTGGCTCTGTCCCACCTTAACACCTTCATCTTTTCCCAGGACGCAGCGTCACAG cAGGTGGAAACAGCCCGTCGCAGCCTCCTGAGGAAGACTCACTACCTGACTGATGAG GTGTTGAGGAGCCACCTGCTGCTGTTTAGGCTGCCCCAGAAAGACGCTGAGCTGGGCTTCAACACTTACGACCAGCTGCCTCCCATCCGGCAACGCAGGCTGGAGAGTGTTCTGGGCACCCAGGGGATGAGCGATAGCAAGGGGGaatga
- the LOC115162501 gene encoding transmembrane protein 151B isoform X2, translating into MFSPDLETDTTAEDTAPNTPNDGEDAPASIDVLEEQRPVKQSLSACMCRESHWRCLLLSLLMYSCLGTVAWCQLTRVTKLSFDSSVTSLTASISSLREVGMGGRSMIYHDSPCSDGYVYIPLAFLFMLYVVYLVECWHCQACSELQCKADVDSVYERVLRMRQARPCVWWKAISYHFVRRTRQVTRYRNGDAYTTTQVYHERVNTNVREGEFDYSRCGMRDVSRDLRGLESHPATRLRFTKCFSFAGAGPENNYLNQRARFFSEIEGLDDYMEAREGMQLKNVDFKEHLIAYVDPDRLPWYTSQVAFWFTALLMLSWPLRVLIEYRTAFVHYHVEKLFGLEYSHSSPSPTEEEVPIRSGLPRVDTVDSTELEWHIRSNHQLIPSYSEAMLMNMGASDSGTADDTRSSNCFLLDSHPAQSYSTLVQDCEHCRQHQGEVGQRRATTSSSCSSIFSHHAFHSRLSLDTSHFSLCRMYGSRRTVGLWRSRSSTLTDRCCVDEQCCRSYSSQLALNESPPTYRDARFFPVLIVHRPEGCGSGDSTTEVRRYYVRRGSCCLETSL; encoded by the exons ATGTTCTCTCCCGATTTGGAAACGGATACCACTGCGGAAGACACAGCGCCCAACACCCCCAATGATGGAGAGGATGCACCGGCCAGCATTGATGTACTGGAGGAG CAGCGGCCTGTGAAGCAGTCCCTGAGTGCCTGTATGTGTCGAGAGTCCCACTGGCGCTGCCTTCTCCTCTCCCTACTCATGTACAGCTGCCTTGGCACTGTGGCTTGGTGCCAGCTCACCCGAGTCACAAAGCTCAGCTTCGACTCATCCGTCACCTCCCTGACAGCCTCCATTTCCTCACTCAGAGAGGTTGGCATGGGAGGCCGCTCTATGATTTACCACGACAGCCCCTGCTCTGACGGCTACGTGTACATCCCTCTGGCCTTCCTGTTCATGCTCTATGTCGTCTACCTGGTAGAGTGTTGGCACTGCCAGGCTTGCAGTGAGCTACAGTGTAAGGCTGATGTGGATAGCGTATATGAGCGGGTATTGCGGATGCGACAGGCTCGTCCGTGTGTTTGGTGGAAGGCCATAAGTTACCATTTTGTTCGGAGGACCAGACAGGTGACCCGCTACCGGAACGGGGATGCCTACACCACCACCCAGGTCTACCACGAGCGGGTCAACACAAAcgtgagggagggagagtttgACTACAGTCGCTGTGGTATGCGGGACGTCTCACGGGATCTACGTGGACTGGAGAGCCACCCGGCGACAAGACTTCGTTTCACCAAGTGCTTCAGTTTCGCTGGGGCCGGACCAGAAAATAATTACCTCAACCAACGTGCCAGGTTCTTCTCAGAGATTGAGGGTTTGGATGACTATATGGAGGCTCGGGAAGGGATGCAACTGAAAAACGTGGACTTTAAAGAGCACCTGATAGCCTACGTGGACCCTGACCGGTTGCCCTGGTATACTTCTCAGGTGGCGTTCTGGTTCACTGCTCTGCTCATGCTGTCCTGGCCCCTGAGGGTGCTTATAGAGTACCGTACAGCCTTTGTGCACTACCATGTTGAGAAGCTCTTTGGGCTGGAGTACAGCCACAGCAGCCCCTCTCCAACAGAGGAGGAGGTTCCCATCAGGAGTGGTCTCCCTCGGGTAGATACCGTGGACAGCACTGAGCTGGAGTGGCACATCCGCTCCAACCACCAGTTGATCCCCAGCTACTCAGAAGCCATGCTGATGAACATGGGGGCTTCGGATTCTGGTACAGCTGATGACACCAGGTCCTCTAACTGCTTCCTGCTAGACAGCCACCCAGCCCAGAGCTATAGCACGCTGGTGCAGGACTGTGAGCACTGCCGCCAGCATCAGGGAGAGGTTGGACAGAGGCGGGCCACCACCAGCTCCAGCTGTTCCTCCATCTTCTCCCATCATGCCTTTCACTCCCGCCTCTCCCTGGACACCTCACACTTCTCACTGTGCCGGATGTACGGCTCTCGGCGCACCGTAGGCCTGTGGAGGAGCCGCAGCAGCACACTGACTGACCGCTGCTGCGTGGATGAGCAGTGTTGCCGTTCCTACTCCAGCCAGCTGGCTCTCAACGAGAGCCCGCCCACCTACCGGGACGCACGCTTCTTCCCCGTCCTCATTGTGCACCGACCCGAGGGCTGCGGTAGTGGTGACTCCACCACAGAGGTGCGGCGCTATTATGTCCGCCGGGGGTCCTGCTGCCTGGAGACCTCACTCTGA
- the LOC115162501 gene encoding transmembrane protein 151B isoform X3, with product MQRPVKQSLSACMCRESHWRCLLLSLLMYSCLGTVAWCQLTRVTKLSFDSSVTSLTASISSLREVGMGGRSMIYHDSPCSDGYVYIPLAFLFMLYVVYLVECWHCQACSELQCKADVDSVYERVLRMRQARPCVWWKAISYHFVRRTRQVTRYRNGDAYTTTQVYHERVNTNVREGEFDYSRCGMRDVSRDLRGLESHPATRLRFTKCFSFAGAGPENNYLNQRARFFSEIEGLDDYMEAREGMQLKNVDFKEHLIAYVDPDRLPWYTSQVAFWFTALLMLSWPLRVLIEYRTAFVHYHVEKLFGLEYSHSSPSPTEEEVPIRSGLPRVDTVDSTELEWHIRSNHQLIPSYSEAMLMNMGASDSGTADDTRSSNCFLLDSHPAQSYSTLVQDCEHCRQHQGEVGQRRATTSSSCSSIFSHHAFHSRLSLDTSHFSLCRMYGSRRTVGLWRSRSSTLTDRCCVDEQCCRSYSSQLALNESPPTYRDARFFPVLIVHRPEGCGSGDSTTEVRRYYVRRGSCCLETSL from the exons ATG CAGCGGCCTGTGAAGCAGTCCCTGAGTGCCTGTATGTGTCGAGAGTCCCACTGGCGCTGCCTTCTCCTCTCCCTACTCATGTACAGCTGCCTTGGCACTGTGGCTTGGTGCCAGCTCACCCGAGTCACAAAGCTCAGCTTCGACTCATCCGTCACCTCCCTGACAGCCTCCATTTCCTCACTCAGAGAGGTTGGCATGGGAGGCCGCTCTATGATTTACCACGACAGCCCCTGCTCTGACGGCTACGTGTACATCCCTCTGGCCTTCCTGTTCATGCTCTATGTCGTCTACCTGGTAGAGTGTTGGCACTGCCAGGCTTGCAGTGAGCTACAGTGTAAGGCTGATGTGGATAGCGTATATGAGCGGGTATTGCGGATGCGACAGGCTCGTCCGTGTGTTTGGTGGAAGGCCATAAGTTACCATTTTGTTCGGAGGACCAGACAGGTGACCCGCTACCGGAACGGGGATGCCTACACCACCACCCAGGTCTACCACGAGCGGGTCAACACAAAcgtgagggagggagagtttgACTACAGTCGCTGTGGTATGCGGGACGTCTCACGGGATCTACGTGGACTGGAGAGCCACCCGGCGACAAGACTTCGTTTCACCAAGTGCTTCAGTTTCGCTGGGGCCGGACCAGAAAATAATTACCTCAACCAACGTGCCAGGTTCTTCTCAGAGATTGAGGGTTTGGATGACTATATGGAGGCTCGGGAAGGGATGCAACTGAAAAACGTGGACTTTAAAGAGCACCTGATAGCCTACGTGGACCCTGACCGGTTGCCCTGGTATACTTCTCAGGTGGCGTTCTGGTTCACTGCTCTGCTCATGCTGTCCTGGCCCCTGAGGGTGCTTATAGAGTACCGTACAGCCTTTGTGCACTACCATGTTGAGAAGCTCTTTGGGCTGGAGTACAGCCACAGCAGCCCCTCTCCAACAGAGGAGGAGGTTCCCATCAGGAGTGGTCTCCCTCGGGTAGATACCGTGGACAGCACTGAGCTGGAGTGGCACATCCGCTCCAACCACCAGTTGATCCCCAGCTACTCAGAAGCCATGCTGATGAACATGGGGGCTTCGGATTCTGGTACAGCTGATGACACCAGGTCCTCTAACTGCTTCCTGCTAGACAGCCACCCAGCCCAGAGCTATAGCACGCTGGTGCAGGACTGTGAGCACTGCCGCCAGCATCAGGGAGAGGTTGGACAGAGGCGGGCCACCACCAGCTCCAGCTGTTCCTCCATCTTCTCCCATCATGCCTTTCACTCCCGCCTCTCCCTGGACACCTCACACTTCTCACTGTGCCGGATGTACGGCTCTCGGCGCACCGTAGGCCTGTGGAGGAGCCGCAGCAGCACACTGACTGACCGCTGCTGCGTGGATGAGCAGTGTTGCCGTTCCTACTCCAGCCAGCTGGCTCTCAACGAGAGCCCGCCCACCTACCGGGACGCACGCTTCTTCCCCGTCCTCATTGTGCACCGACCCGAGGGCTGCGGTAGTGGTGACTCCACCACAGAGGTGCGGCGCTATTATGTCCGCCGGGGGTCCTGCTGCCTGGAGACCTCACTCTGA
- the LOC115162501 gene encoding transmembrane protein 151B isoform X1: protein MFSPDLETDTTAEDTAPNTPNDGEDAPASIDVLEEVSARQRPVKQSLSACMCRESHWRCLLLSLLMYSCLGTVAWCQLTRVTKLSFDSSVTSLTASISSLREVGMGGRSMIYHDSPCSDGYVYIPLAFLFMLYVVYLVECWHCQACSELQCKADVDSVYERVLRMRQARPCVWWKAISYHFVRRTRQVTRYRNGDAYTTTQVYHERVNTNVREGEFDYSRCGMRDVSRDLRGLESHPATRLRFTKCFSFAGAGPENNYLNQRARFFSEIEGLDDYMEAREGMQLKNVDFKEHLIAYVDPDRLPWYTSQVAFWFTALLMLSWPLRVLIEYRTAFVHYHVEKLFGLEYSHSSPSPTEEEVPIRSGLPRVDTVDSTELEWHIRSNHQLIPSYSEAMLMNMGASDSGTADDTRSSNCFLLDSHPAQSYSTLVQDCEHCRQHQGEVGQRRATTSSSCSSIFSHHAFHSRLSLDTSHFSLCRMYGSRRTVGLWRSRSSTLTDRCCVDEQCCRSYSSQLALNESPPTYRDARFFPVLIVHRPEGCGSGDSTTEVRRYYVRRGSCCLETSL, encoded by the exons ATGTTCTCTCCCGATTTGGAAACGGATACCACTGCGGAAGACACAGCGCCCAACACCCCCAATGATGGAGAGGATGCACCGGCCAGCATTGATGTACTGGAGGAGGTGAGCGCTAGG CAGCGGCCTGTGAAGCAGTCCCTGAGTGCCTGTATGTGTCGAGAGTCCCACTGGCGCTGCCTTCTCCTCTCCCTACTCATGTACAGCTGCCTTGGCACTGTGGCTTGGTGCCAGCTCACCCGAGTCACAAAGCTCAGCTTCGACTCATCCGTCACCTCCCTGACAGCCTCCATTTCCTCACTCAGAGAGGTTGGCATGGGAGGCCGCTCTATGATTTACCACGACAGCCCCTGCTCTGACGGCTACGTGTACATCCCTCTGGCCTTCCTGTTCATGCTCTATGTCGTCTACCTGGTAGAGTGTTGGCACTGCCAGGCTTGCAGTGAGCTACAGTGTAAGGCTGATGTGGATAGCGTATATGAGCGGGTATTGCGGATGCGACAGGCTCGTCCGTGTGTTTGGTGGAAGGCCATAAGTTACCATTTTGTTCGGAGGACCAGACAGGTGACCCGCTACCGGAACGGGGATGCCTACACCACCACCCAGGTCTACCACGAGCGGGTCAACACAAAcgtgagggagggagagtttgACTACAGTCGCTGTGGTATGCGGGACGTCTCACGGGATCTACGTGGACTGGAGAGCCACCCGGCGACAAGACTTCGTTTCACCAAGTGCTTCAGTTTCGCTGGGGCCGGACCAGAAAATAATTACCTCAACCAACGTGCCAGGTTCTTCTCAGAGATTGAGGGTTTGGATGACTATATGGAGGCTCGGGAAGGGATGCAACTGAAAAACGTGGACTTTAAAGAGCACCTGATAGCCTACGTGGACCCTGACCGGTTGCCCTGGTATACTTCTCAGGTGGCGTTCTGGTTCACTGCTCTGCTCATGCTGTCCTGGCCCCTGAGGGTGCTTATAGAGTACCGTACAGCCTTTGTGCACTACCATGTTGAGAAGCTCTTTGGGCTGGAGTACAGCCACAGCAGCCCCTCTCCAACAGAGGAGGAGGTTCCCATCAGGAGTGGTCTCCCTCGGGTAGATACCGTGGACAGCACTGAGCTGGAGTGGCACATCCGCTCCAACCACCAGTTGATCCCCAGCTACTCAGAAGCCATGCTGATGAACATGGGGGCTTCGGATTCTGGTACAGCTGATGACACCAGGTCCTCTAACTGCTTCCTGCTAGACAGCCACCCAGCCCAGAGCTATAGCACGCTGGTGCAGGACTGTGAGCACTGCCGCCAGCATCAGGGAGAGGTTGGACAGAGGCGGGCCACCACCAGCTCCAGCTGTTCCTCCATCTTCTCCCATCATGCCTTTCACTCCCGCCTCTCCCTGGACACCTCACACTTCTCACTGTGCCGGATGTACGGCTCTCGGCGCACCGTAGGCCTGTGGAGGAGCCGCAGCAGCACACTGACTGACCGCTGCTGCGTGGATGAGCAGTGTTGCCGTTCCTACTCCAGCCAGCTGGCTCTCAACGAGAGCCCGCCCACCTACCGGGACGCACGCTTCTTCCCCGTCCTCATTGTGCACCGACCCGAGGGCTGCGGTAGTGGTGACTCCACCACAGAGGTGCGGCGCTATTATGTCCGCCGGGGGTCCTGCTGCCTGGAGACCTCACTCTGA